AACGTCTCTCATAGGCTCACCCGAAAAATTTCCTACCCACACCCCTACAGTATATGTGTCTGAGTAGCCAACACACCAGTTATCCCGCATGTCCTTACTTGTGCCGGTTTTGGCGGCACTCCAGAATTTTGTCGAAAGGGGGTTTTCAAGGCCAAACGTCGTGCTCCTTGCCTCTCTGTCTGATAGTATCGAGGAAATTATAAAAACCGCCCGCTCATCCATTATTCTTTTACCTGTGACGGATGTGTTATCAACTGTCATCGTCAACCGGCTGTATATGCCCCTGTTTGCTAAAGTCCTGTAGGCATTAACCAGCTCCATGAGGGTTATATCGGCTGAACCAAGGGCAAGTGAGGCACCGTAGTAGTCAGCTCCCTCTGTAAGGCTATCAAATCCAATCTGTTTAAGGCGGTTGTAAAATGGCTCCACTGCGGTCAGAAGTATCGTCTTAACAGCTGGAATGTTGATAGATGAGGAAAGAGCGGTTCTCAAAGACACGGCGCCCTTATAGGTGTTATCATAGTTTTCCGGCACGTAAAGCCCGGTTGTTGTTTTTATTTGAAGTGGAGCGTCTTCAATTAAAGAGGCGGCAGTGAGATATTTCTTTTCTATCGCCAGTTCATAAAGAAACGGCTTAAGAGTTGACCCTGCCTGCCGTTTTGCCGTAATGCCGTCAACGTGGCGGGCACTTGAGTTTAAGCCAGAGTTGCCGGCATAACCTAATATCTGGCCGGTTTTATTTTCCACAACAAGGATGGCTCCGTCTTTAACGTTACTTTGTCTTAGCCGGTAGATACTGTTGCTGAGTATTTCGATTAGGTATCTCTGAAGGTTAGCGTCAAGCGAGGTTGTAAGGTTATCAGAGTTTACTTTCAGGAATTTTCTGGCAAAATGAGGGGCTAACGACACAACAGGAGTAATCCTATACGGTACGGTCAGCCTTTCTTTGGCTATAGTTTCGATTTGGGCACATTCAGAATTTTTACCCATAGATTTATTTAAGGCACAGGCGCGTTTTGCCGTAATCTGCGGGTCAGCATTTGGGGAAACTACTAAAGAAGCTAATATCAGAGACTCCATTTCATTTAAACCAGTGGGGGATTTTCCAAACAGACCGTAAGAGGCGGCACTTAGTCCCTGAAGTTCCCCTCGGAAAGTTATCAGATTAAGATATGCCTCAAGGATTTCGTTCTTTGTCCAATGTTTTTCTATTTGGCGGGCAACAAGGATTTGATCCAACTTTTTTACAAATGTTTTTTTACCGCTCTTAATATCTTTTTTTAAAACAGCAGCCAGCTGCATGGTAATTGTGGAGGCTCCGCGCCGTTTTTTCTTTACAAATGTATCAAGTGCAGCCTTTATCAACGCTTTGTAGTCCACCCCTGAATGCGTATAAAAATGCCGGTCCTCGGAAAACACAACGATTTCTAAAAAAGCACTGGAAATATCACTAACTGAAGTCCAGTTAAGGCGTCTGCCTCTTTGGTCAGTGCGTATCTCCTCAATTGGAGTGCCATGTCTGTCAAGTAAAAGCACATCACTTTTCTTGTATGATTTTTTGATGTTTTTAAATTCCGGTGGCATCCAGTTAAAATCCGGCATAAAAAGCGAGATAATTAGAACAATAGGAATAAGGGGTAATGCTGGGAGAATTATGTATTTTAGAATTCGCTTCATATTAGTTACGATGGCATTGAACTTTTTTGAGAGTTGGCAGATCAGGATTAATTTTTTTTCTTAACTATAAAAAACATTCTGCCGTGGCTTTTCATAACACCTGCCTGTGATTCGGCTTCTTTGCCGCTGCCCCAGAAAAAGTCAGCCCTGCCAGGGCCTTTTATAGCACCTCCTGTGTCCATACAGAGGGCAAAGCGTGTCAGAGGAACTACGGTCTTTACTTCACCGTCAGAGGAAAATTCCGCCCTGCTTGATGATACAAAGACAAGTGAACCAAGTGGAAACACAGATTTATCAACTGCTAAGTTTCTCCCTGCAACAAGAGGCATACCGGCAGCGCCAACGGCAGCGTCTTTTGTTTCTTTGAAAAACAC
This window of the Nitrospirota bacterium genome carries:
- the pbpC gene encoding penicillin-binding protein 1C, which gives rise to MPPEFKNIKKSYKKSDVLLLDRHGTPIEEIRTDQRGRRLNWTSVSDISSAFLEIVVFSEDRHFYTHSGVDYKALIKAALDTFVKKKRRGASTITMQLAAVLKKDIKSGKKTFVKKLDQILVARQIEKHWTKNEILEAYLNLITFRGELQGLSAASYGLFGKSPTGLNEMESLILASLVVSPNADPQITAKRACALNKSMGKNSECAQIETIAKERLTVPYRITPVVSLAPHFARKFLKVNSDNLTTSLDANLQRYLIEILSNSIYRLRQSNVKDGAILVVENKTGQILGYAGNSGLNSSARHVDGITAKRQAGSTLKPFLYELAIEKKYLTAASLIEDAPLQIKTTTGLYVPENYDNTYKGAVSLRTALSSSINIPAVKTILLTAVEPFYNRLKQIGFDSLTEGADYYGASLALGSADITLMELVNAYRTLANRGIYSRLTMTVDNTSVTGKRIMDERAVFIISSILSDREARSTTFGLENPLSTKFWSAAKTGTSKDMRDNWCVGYSDTYTVGVWVGNFSGEPMRDVTGITGAAPLWLETMTYLHSNNPSKPPAVAPELIQRQVSFSATSESPRLEWFIKGTEPTSTVISTVKSDSTTHIAYPVDGAIFAIDMDIPKASQRIPFSYKPSGNNFQWVIDGKNTGVFKDIFLWKPAHGKHTVSISNKTGNVVDSVRFMVR